The following coding sequences are from one Humulus lupulus chromosome X, drHumLupu1.1, whole genome shotgun sequence window:
- the LOC133805390 gene encoding E3 ubiquitin ligase PARAQUAT TOLERANCE 3-like isoform X1, with translation MAVRFKFRSSLTFDTVDIDGRPSISVRDLKSKIIRFKNLNLCQDFDLVLSDSLTGQEYIDENFQIPDGSSVIIKRVPAESVQANIAGPLSNPHENLRMKETLKLNPSNSQNVETLDFDDFGVDLYPVEATLSSSNLDVKRACINSDPPKFGTAAICSESPLRECQKLDASDLSDAVPGCPANDGNEGDSFQKKLEPKVHNEMKKVDSNKARALQDANLPSELKCSICNLFFKEAVMIPCCQHSFCQKCIYQVLLDKESCPKCFSTKYGVQNLLPNVSLRQAIEHFLESQILSTDSGNECQRYAPDGESGIQAKDVSCGVSVFQRALELPHSPSETGRGSNHIIVESPSKSKSPFKINVYNRYGSNDTLKSPPLLRKMKHIDKIGPGDVVDFDDFQGESQPVLEEVPAAKTMVKRKRESWIDNEGGHKSIVESAKHKKGARTCYFCGSPDHFIRDCPAAMISARPMLQTGNAMFPGAMPSSMPYWNGSSVPYVRPYGNLYGNGGMVPFNGRFFPSTPFAVPTYMSSMYHPMPAFGRCMRMGGVAPSVGTIENHRASHPEFLGLQEHEKSRMLSNHNFRRELSPTGNQTGDFDELSRVGHKETPYDHKPREKILSYSADSSTKGCQRKHYRCNHMDDDLRSVGEYHQKNTHSLVRGRDQRQNHRSEKLSSEVDNLPCSSSWNGDEGEKHHYKSSKRHSGDREHSSTSRNDDEGKKHHHKSSKKHDVKKEHSSADFGRHHSHARNRSDLDKKSKEHDVKRHNHKHHYLESELEQSTSDDQVKQQKEAERSLKKSKYKSKCNNIEPSNERWKMISGSDEDGSEEYQYYRRKREH, from the exons ATGGCGGTCCGCTTCAAATTCAGAAGCTCCTTGACCTTCGACACCGTCGATATCGACGGCCGACCTTCAATTTCTGTGCGCGATCTCAAATCCAAGATTATTCGCTTCAAAAATCTCAATCTTTGTCAAGACTTTGATCTTGTTTTATCTGATTCTCTCACTGGTCAAG AGTACATTGATGAGAACTTTCAAATTCCGGATGGTTCAAGTGTGATAATCAAGAGAGTGCCTGCGGAATCGGTTCAAGCAAACAT TGCTGGACCTCTCTCTAATCCACATGAGAATCTTCGGATGAAAGAAACCTTGAAGCTCAATCCATCTAATTCACAG AATGTTGAGACACTCGACTTTGATGACTTTGGGGTTGATTTGTATCCTGTTGAGGCGACCTTATCTAGTTCTAATCTTGATGTGAAGAGGGCTTGCATCAATAGTGACCCTCCGAAATTCGGCACTGCAGCAAT ATGTTCTGAGTCTCCTTTGAGAGAGTGTCAGAAACTTGATGCAAGCGATCTCAGTGATGCTGTTCCAGGAT gtcctgccaatgatggaAACGAGGGGGATTCATTTCAGAAAAAGTTGGAGCCAAAAGTTCATAATGAAATGAAAAA GGTGGATAGCAACAAAGCTCGAGCTTTGCAAGATGCCAATCTGCCTTCAGAGCTTAAATGCTCCATCTGCAACTTATTTTTTAAGGAAGCAGTGATGATTCCTTGCTGTCAGCATAGTTTTTGTCAGAAAT GCATTTATCAAGTGCTTCTTGATAAGGAAAGTTGTCCAAAATGTTTTTCTACCAAATATGGAGTACAAAATCTCTTGCCAAATGTTTCTCTTAGGCAAGCAATTGAGCATTTTCTTGAGTCTCAAATTTTATCCACTGATTCAGGCAACGAGTGTCAGCGATATGCTCCTG ATGGAGAGTCTGGAATTCAAGCCAAAGATGTCTCATGTGGTGTGTCCGTATTCCAAAGAGCATTAGAGTTGCCTCACTCTCCCTCTGAAACTGGGAGGGGATCAAATCATATAATTGTAGAATCCCCTAGTAAATCAAAATCACCATTTAAAATAAATGTGTACAACCGTTATGGAAGCAATGATACTTTGAAATCACCTCCTTTGTTACGCAAGATGAAGCATATAGATAAAATCGGACCTGGGGATGTGGTGGATTTTGATGATTTCCAAGGAGAAAGCCAGCCCGTGCTCGAGGAAG TGCCTGCAGCTAAAACTATGgtgaagagaaagagagaaagctGGATTGATAATGAAG GTGGACATAAGAGCATTGTAGAGTCTGCAAAACACAAAAAG GGTGCCCGAACATGCTACTTTTGTGGTTCACCAGACCATTTCATTAGAGATTGCCCAGCTGCTATGATAAGCGCACGTCCTATGCTTCAGACAG GAAATGCCATGTTTCCGGGGGCTATGCCAAGCTCTATGCCATACTGGAATGGGTCTTCTGTGCCTTATGTGAGGCCCTATGGAAATCTCTATGGCAATGGTGGGATGGTACCTTTTAATGGGAGGTTTTTCCCATCTACCCCTTTTGCTGTTCCTACCTATATGTCATCAATGTATCACCCCATGCCTGCTTTTGG CAGGTGCATGAGGATGGGAGGTGTAGCACCTTCAGTAGGAACTATTGAAAACCATCGTGCAAGTCATCCTGAGTTTTTGGGTCTTCAAGAACATGAAAAGAGTCGAATGCTTTCAAACCATAATTTTAGGAG AGAGCTGTCTCCAACTGGCAACCAAACTGGAGACTTTGATGAGCTGAGTCGTGTTGGTCACAAAGAAACACCCTATGATCATAAACCTCGTGAAAAGATATTGAGCTACTCTGCCGACAGCTCTACAAAAGGTTGTCAGAGGAAGCATTATCGCTGTAATCACATGGATGATGACCTCCGCTCAGTTGGTGAATATCACCAGAAGAACACTCATTCCTTGGTTCGTGGTAGAGATCAGAGGCAGAATCATCGGTCAGAGAAACTAAGTTCTGAAGTTGACAATCTGCCCTGTAGCTCCAGTTGGAATGGAGATGAGGGGGAAAAGCATCATTATAAGAGCTCGAAAAGGCATAGTGGGGATAGGGAGCACTCTAGCACCAGTCGGAATGATGATGAGGGAAAAAAACACCATCATAAAAGCTCTAAAAAGCACGATGTAAAAAAAGAGCATTCTAGTGCTGATTTTGGTCGGCATCACTCTCATGCTAGAAACAGAAGTGATTTAGATAAAAAGAGTAAAGAGCATGATGTGAAAAGGCACAATCATAAACATCACTACTTAGAATCCGAGTTGGAACAAAGCACTTCCGATGATCAGGTGAAGCAACAAAAAGAAGCCGAGCGAAGTTTGAAAAAGTCCAAGTACAAATCAAAGTGCAACAACATTGAACCAAGTAACGAGCGGTGGAAAATGATCAGCGGATCAGATGAGGATGGTTCGGAAGAATATCAATATTATAGGCGAAAAAGAGAACACTGA
- the LOC133805390 gene encoding E3 ubiquitin ligase PQT3-like isoform X2: MAVRFKFRSSLTFDTVDIDGRPSISVRDLKSKIIRFKNLNLCQDFDLVLSDSLTGQEYIDENFQIPDGSSVIIKRVPAESVQANIAGPLSNPHENLRMKETLKLNPSNSQNVETLDFDDFGVDLYPVEATLSSSNLDVKRACINSDPPKFGTAAICSESPLRECQKLDASDLSDAVPGCPANDGNEGDSFQKKLEPKVHNEMKKVDSNKARALQDANLPSELKCSICNLFFKEAVMIPCCQHSFCQKCIYQVLLDKESCPKCFSTKYGVQNLLPNVSLRQAIEHFLESQILSTDSGNECQRYAPDGESGIQAKDVSCGVSVFQRALELPHSPSETGRGSNHIIVESPSKSKSPFKINVYNRYGSNDTLKSPPLLRKMKHIDKIGPGDVVDFDDFQGESQPVLEEVPAAKTMVKRKRESWIDNEGGHKSIVESAKHKKGARTCYFCGSPDHFIRDCPAAMISARPMLQTGNAMFPGAMPSSMPYWNGSSVPYVRPYGNLYGNGGMVPFNGRFFPSTPFAVPTYMSSMYHPMPAFGCMRMGGVAPSVGTIENHRASHPEFLGLQEHEKSRMLSNHNFRRELSPTGNQTGDFDELSRVGHKETPYDHKPREKILSYSADSSTKGCQRKHYRCNHMDDDLRSVGEYHQKNTHSLVRGRDQRQNHRSEKLSSEVDNLPCSSSWNGDEGEKHHYKSSKRHSGDREHSSTSRNDDEGKKHHHKSSKKHDVKKEHSSADFGRHHSHARNRSDLDKKSKEHDVKRHNHKHHYLESELEQSTSDDQVKQQKEAERSLKKSKYKSKCNNIEPSNERWKMISGSDEDGSEEYQYYRRKREH, encoded by the exons ATGGCGGTCCGCTTCAAATTCAGAAGCTCCTTGACCTTCGACACCGTCGATATCGACGGCCGACCTTCAATTTCTGTGCGCGATCTCAAATCCAAGATTATTCGCTTCAAAAATCTCAATCTTTGTCAAGACTTTGATCTTGTTTTATCTGATTCTCTCACTGGTCAAG AGTACATTGATGAGAACTTTCAAATTCCGGATGGTTCAAGTGTGATAATCAAGAGAGTGCCTGCGGAATCGGTTCAAGCAAACAT TGCTGGACCTCTCTCTAATCCACATGAGAATCTTCGGATGAAAGAAACCTTGAAGCTCAATCCATCTAATTCACAG AATGTTGAGACACTCGACTTTGATGACTTTGGGGTTGATTTGTATCCTGTTGAGGCGACCTTATCTAGTTCTAATCTTGATGTGAAGAGGGCTTGCATCAATAGTGACCCTCCGAAATTCGGCACTGCAGCAAT ATGTTCTGAGTCTCCTTTGAGAGAGTGTCAGAAACTTGATGCAAGCGATCTCAGTGATGCTGTTCCAGGAT gtcctgccaatgatggaAACGAGGGGGATTCATTTCAGAAAAAGTTGGAGCCAAAAGTTCATAATGAAATGAAAAA GGTGGATAGCAACAAAGCTCGAGCTTTGCAAGATGCCAATCTGCCTTCAGAGCTTAAATGCTCCATCTGCAACTTATTTTTTAAGGAAGCAGTGATGATTCCTTGCTGTCAGCATAGTTTTTGTCAGAAAT GCATTTATCAAGTGCTTCTTGATAAGGAAAGTTGTCCAAAATGTTTTTCTACCAAATATGGAGTACAAAATCTCTTGCCAAATGTTTCTCTTAGGCAAGCAATTGAGCATTTTCTTGAGTCTCAAATTTTATCCACTGATTCAGGCAACGAGTGTCAGCGATATGCTCCTG ATGGAGAGTCTGGAATTCAAGCCAAAGATGTCTCATGTGGTGTGTCCGTATTCCAAAGAGCATTAGAGTTGCCTCACTCTCCCTCTGAAACTGGGAGGGGATCAAATCATATAATTGTAGAATCCCCTAGTAAATCAAAATCACCATTTAAAATAAATGTGTACAACCGTTATGGAAGCAATGATACTTTGAAATCACCTCCTTTGTTACGCAAGATGAAGCATATAGATAAAATCGGACCTGGGGATGTGGTGGATTTTGATGATTTCCAAGGAGAAAGCCAGCCCGTGCTCGAGGAAG TGCCTGCAGCTAAAACTATGgtgaagagaaagagagaaagctGGATTGATAATGAAG GTGGACATAAGAGCATTGTAGAGTCTGCAAAACACAAAAAG GGTGCCCGAACATGCTACTTTTGTGGTTCACCAGACCATTTCATTAGAGATTGCCCAGCTGCTATGATAAGCGCACGTCCTATGCTTCAGACAG GAAATGCCATGTTTCCGGGGGCTATGCCAAGCTCTATGCCATACTGGAATGGGTCTTCTGTGCCTTATGTGAGGCCCTATGGAAATCTCTATGGCAATGGTGGGATGGTACCTTTTAATGGGAGGTTTTTCCCATCTACCCCTTTTGCTGTTCCTACCTATATGTCATCAATGTATCACCCCATGCCTGCTTTTGG GTGCATGAGGATGGGAGGTGTAGCACCTTCAGTAGGAACTATTGAAAACCATCGTGCAAGTCATCCTGAGTTTTTGGGTCTTCAAGAACATGAAAAGAGTCGAATGCTTTCAAACCATAATTTTAGGAG AGAGCTGTCTCCAACTGGCAACCAAACTGGAGACTTTGATGAGCTGAGTCGTGTTGGTCACAAAGAAACACCCTATGATCATAAACCTCGTGAAAAGATATTGAGCTACTCTGCCGACAGCTCTACAAAAGGTTGTCAGAGGAAGCATTATCGCTGTAATCACATGGATGATGACCTCCGCTCAGTTGGTGAATATCACCAGAAGAACACTCATTCCTTGGTTCGTGGTAGAGATCAGAGGCAGAATCATCGGTCAGAGAAACTAAGTTCTGAAGTTGACAATCTGCCCTGTAGCTCCAGTTGGAATGGAGATGAGGGGGAAAAGCATCATTATAAGAGCTCGAAAAGGCATAGTGGGGATAGGGAGCACTCTAGCACCAGTCGGAATGATGATGAGGGAAAAAAACACCATCATAAAAGCTCTAAAAAGCACGATGTAAAAAAAGAGCATTCTAGTGCTGATTTTGGTCGGCATCACTCTCATGCTAGAAACAGAAGTGATTTAGATAAAAAGAGTAAAGAGCATGATGTGAAAAGGCACAATCATAAACATCACTACTTAGAATCCGAGTTGGAACAAAGCACTTCCGATGATCAGGTGAAGCAACAAAAAGAAGCCGAGCGAAGTTTGAAAAAGTCCAAGTACAAATCAAAGTGCAACAACATTGAACCAAGTAACGAGCGGTGGAAAATGATCAGCGGATCAGATGAGGATGGTTCGGAAGAATATCAATATTATAGGCGAAAAAGAGAACACTGA